In Croceicoccus sp. Ery15, a genomic segment contains:
- a CDS encoding ABC transporter permease, producing MLGTTVYLSLRSIRRHAMRSLLTMLGIVIGVAAVVTMVTLGRATSVGVAEQISALGSNVLQVTPGSGFGRGGGGATPRQFDNGDIIAIRQQLGGVKAVAPQASSSATAIYEGANWSTTISGTTNDYFQIQPWPLDAGRLFSEEEQAAGKAVCLVGSTLSEKLFRGVDPLGKRFRVGDVSCDVIGLLSARGQGGGFGSDQDDVVIMPVKTVQRRFLGTTDIRTIVIGIDDNYDNEQVKASLTRILRDRRYLEEGEDDDFNIFDTKQISDTLQETTGMLTAIVAAIAAISLVVGGIGIMNIMLVSVTERTREIGIRLAIGAVASEVLMQFLVEAVVLSCIGGILGLALAQLLVFFLIPLMELPWVFDLGINIAAFLISGAIGIVFGYFPARRAANLNPIDALRHE from the coding sequence ATGCTGGGGACCACTGTCTATCTGTCTCTGCGGTCGATACGGCGTCACGCGATGCGGTCGCTGCTGACCATGCTGGGCATCGTGATCGGCGTCGCTGCCGTTGTCACCATGGTCACTTTGGGCCGCGCGACATCGGTAGGCGTGGCCGAACAGATTTCGGCGCTGGGCTCCAACGTATTGCAGGTAACGCCGGGCAGCGGTTTCGGGCGCGGCGGCGGCGGGGCCACGCCGCGCCAGTTCGACAATGGCGACATTATCGCGATCCGCCAGCAACTGGGCGGGGTCAAGGCGGTCGCCCCGCAGGCATCGTCCAGCGCCACGGCCATTTACGAAGGGGCGAACTGGTCCACCACGATCAGCGGCACGACCAATGATTATTTCCAGATCCAGCCATGGCCGCTGGATGCGGGCCGCCTGTTCAGCGAAGAGGAACAGGCGGCGGGCAAGGCCGTGTGCCTTGTGGGTTCGACCCTGAGCGAGAAGCTGTTCCGCGGCGTCGACCCGCTGGGCAAACGGTTCCGCGTGGGTGATGTCAGCTGCGATGTGATCGGCCTGTTGTCGGCGCGCGGACAGGGCGGCGGCTTCGGTTCGGATCAGGACGATGTAGTGATCATGCCGGTCAAGACGGTGCAGCGCCGCTTCCTTGGCACTACCGACATCCGCACCATCGTCATCGGCATCGACGACAATTACGACAACGAACAGGTCAAGGCCTCGCTGACCCGCATATTGCGCGACCGGCGCTATCTGGAGGAAGGCGAGGACGACGATTTCAACATCTTCGATACCAAGCAGATTTCCGACACCCTGCAGGAAACAACCGGCATGCTGACGGCCATCGTCGCCGCAATCGCCGCGATCAGCCTTGTCGTGGGGGGCATCGGCATCATGAACATCATGCTGGTATCGGTTACCGAACGCACGCGCGAAATCGGCATCCGCCTTGCCATCGGCGCGGTGGCGAGCGAGGTTCTGATGCAGTTTCTGGTAGAGGCGGTCGTGCTGTCGTGCATCGGCGGCATATTGGGGCTGGCGCTGGCGCAGCTGCTGGTATTCTTCCTGATCCCGCTGATGGAACTGCCATGGGTCTTCGACCTTGGCATCAATATCGCCGCTTTCCTGATTTCGGGCGCGATCGGGATCGTGTTCGGCTATTTTCCGGCGCGGCGGGCGGCAAATCTGAACCCGATCGATGCGCTGCGGCACGAATAG
- the tldD gene encoding metalloprotease TldD — translation MTIPADPRSLLYRPEQLDPDTAQALARETLSRCDDGELFLQFTASESFSFDDGRLRTADYSREAGFGLRGVSGETTGFAHANEISAAAIRRAGETLSLLDTTKSPLAAPPVATNRHLYTDASPLDGVEFTKKVALLEKIDAAARARDPRVKQVTASLAGSWSVVEIVRPDGFVATDVRPLVRLNVAIVAEANGRRESGSFGMGGRQLYDDVMDEASWNRAIDEALRQALTNLESVPAPAGVCPVLLGPGWCGVLLHEAVGHGLEGDFNRKGTSAFSGRIGQRVAAPGVTVVDDGTLLNRRGSLSIDDEGTPTRENVLIEDGILKGYIHDRLNARLMGVEPTGNGRRQSYAHAPMPRMTNTFMRSGNDDPAELMSRMKDGIYATSFGGGQVDIVSGKFVFSCTEAYKVENGKVTAPIKGATLIGDGPTALTKVVGIGNDLALDEGIGTCGKAGQSVPAGVGQPSLLIEGLTVGGTG, via the coding sequence ATGACCATTCCCGCCGATCCCCGCTCGCTTCTCTATCGCCCCGAACAGCTTGATCCCGATACCGCGCAGGCCCTGGCGCGAGAGACGCTGTCGCGCTGCGACGATGGCGAATTGTTCCTGCAATTCACGGCAAGCGAGAGCTTTTCCTTCGACGACGGTCGCCTGCGCACGGCCGATTACTCGCGCGAAGCGGGGTTTGGCCTGCGCGGCGTTTCGGGTGAGACGACCGGTTTTGCCCATGCGAACGAGATTTCGGCCGCCGCGATCCGGCGCGCGGGCGAAACGCTGTCGCTGCTCGACACCACGAAAAGCCCGCTGGCTGCGCCGCCGGTGGCGACCAATCGCCATCTCTACACCGATGCCAGCCCGCTCGACGGCGTAGAATTCACCAAAAAGGTCGCATTGCTCGAAAAGATCGACGCGGCGGCCCGCGCCCGCGATCCGCGCGTCAAGCAGGTTACCGCCTCGCTCGCCGGATCGTGGTCGGTGGTCGAAATCGTGCGCCCCGACGGCTTTGTCGCCACCGATGTGCGCCCGCTGGTCCGCCTGAACGTCGCCATCGTGGCAGAGGCCAACGGACGGCGCGAAAGCGGTTCGTTCGGCATGGGCGGACGCCAGCTGTATGATGACGTCATGGACGAGGCGAGCTGGAACCGCGCGATTGACGAGGCTTTGCGGCAGGCTCTCACCAATCTGGAAAGCGTGCCCGCCCCTGCCGGCGTGTGCCCCGTGCTGCTGGGCCCCGGCTGGTGCGGCGTGCTGCTGCACGAAGCGGTGGGCCACGGACTGGAAGGCGATTTCAACCGCAAGGGCACCAGTGCCTTTTCGGGCCGCATCGGTCAGCGTGTCGCCGCCCCCGGCGTCACCGTGGTGGACGACGGCACGCTGCTGAACCGGCGCGGATCGCTCAGCATCGACGACGAGGGTACGCCCACACGCGAAAACGTGCTGATCGAGGATGGCATCCTGAAGGGCTATATCCACGACCGGTTGAACGCACGGCTGATGGGGGTGGAGCCGACCGGCAATGGCCGCCGCCAGTCCTATGCCCATGCGCCCATGCCGCGCATGACCAACACCTTCATGCGCAGCGGCAATGACGATCCGGCCGAACTGATGAGCCGGATGAAGGACGGCATCTATGCCACCAGCTTTGGCGGCGGACAGGTCGATATCGTGTCGGGCAAATTCGTGTTCAGTTGCACAGAGGCCTATAAGGTCGAGAACGGCAAGGTCACCGCCCCGATCAAGGGCGCGACCCTGATCGGCGACGGGCCGACCGCGCTGACCAAAGTGGTCGGCATCGGCAATGACTTGGCATTGGACGAAGGCATCGGCACCTGCGGCAAGGCAGGGCAAAGCGTGCCCGCGGGCGTGGGACAGCCCAGCCTGTTGATCGAGGGACTGACGGTAGGCGGCACGGGTTGA
- the zwf gene encoding glucose-6-phosphate dehydrogenase: MQFTANKLLLFGATGDLSQRMLLPSLCALHSEKLLPENMQIICTARSEHSDEEFRAFARAALEKFLPEGRELDIEPFLACLSYQDLDASTPEGFDALAKKVGPIGSGENEGLSIFLSTAPFLFEPTIKGLAANGMATGNVRIGLEKPLGTDLGSSCEINDAVASAFPEDRIFRIDHYLGKETVQNLMALRFANIMFEPLWNAAHIDHVQISVAETVGLESRVGYYDTSGALRDMVQNHMLQLLALVAMEPPTSFDATAIRDEKVKVLRALRPAVAGETVTGQYRAGAIKGEAVPGYDDELGRDSDTETFVAIKAHVDNWRWKGVPFYLRTGKRLPIRMTEIVVQFRCIPYSIFESRGAKTVPNQLVIGIQPRENIRLSLMSKVPGLDREGIRLRATPLDIAMPEAFSGPQRRIAYERLLLDLVEGDQTLFVRRDEVEAQWDWIDGIRASWTANDTRPKAYTAGSWGPTAAIGLTERDGVTWHEG; the protein is encoded by the coding sequence ATGCAATTCACCGCGAACAAGCTCCTTCTGTTCGGCGCGACCGGCGATCTGTCGCAGCGCATGTTGCTGCCGTCTTTATGCGCGCTGCATTCGGAAAAGCTCCTGCCCGAAAACATGCAGATCATCTGCACCGCGCGCAGCGAGCATTCGGACGAGGAATTCCGCGCCTTTGCCCGCGCCGCGCTGGAAAAATTCCTGCCCGAGGGGCGCGAGCTGGATATCGAGCCGTTTCTGGCCTGCCTGAGCTATCAGGACCTCGACGCCTCTACGCCGGAGGGCTTCGATGCGCTGGCGAAAAAGGTGGGGCCGATCGGCAGCGGCGAGAACGAGGGTTTGTCGATCTTTCTGTCGACCGCGCCCTTCCTGTTCGAACCGACGATCAAGGGGCTGGCCGCCAATGGCATGGCGACGGGCAATGTCCGCATCGGCCTTGAAAAGCCGCTCGGCACCGATCTGGGCAGCAGCTGCGAGATCAATGACGCGGTTGCATCGGCCTTTCCCGAAGACCGGATTTTCCGCATCGACCATTATCTGGGCAAGGAAACGGTCCAGAACCTGATGGCGCTGCGTTTTGCCAATATCATGTTCGAACCGCTGTGGAACGCGGCGCATATCGACCATGTGCAGATCAGTGTCGCCGAAACGGTCGGGCTGGAATCGCGGGTCGGCTATTACGACACCAGCGGCGCGCTGCGCGATATGGTGCAGAACCATATGCTGCAATTGCTGGCGCTGGTGGCGATGGAGCCGCCGACCAGTTTTGACGCCACCGCGATCCGCGACGAAAAGGTCAAGGTGCTGCGCGCGCTGCGCCCCGCCGTCGCGGGCGAGACGGTCACCGGCCAGTACCGCGCCGGCGCGATCAAGGGCGAGGCTGTGCCGGGCTACGACGACGAGCTGGGCAGGGATTCGGATACCGAGACATTCGTCGCCATCAAGGCGCATGTCGACAACTGGCGCTGGAAGGGCGTGCCGTTCTATCTACGCACCGGCAAGCGCCTGCCGATCCGCATGACCGAGATCGTGGTCCAGTTCCGCTGCATCCCCTATTCGATCTTCGAAAGCCGCGGAGCAAAAACGGTCCCCAACCAGCTGGTCATCGGCATCCAGCCGCGCGAAAACATCCGCCTGTCGCTGATGAGCAAGGTCCCCGGTCTGGACCGCGAAGGCATCCGCCTGCGCGCGACTCCGCTCGACATTGCGATGCCCGAGGCTTTTTCGGGTCCGCAACGGCGGATCGCCTATGAACGGCTGCTCCTCGATCTGGTGGAAGGCGACCAGACCCTGTTCGTCCGCCGTGACGAGGTGGAGGCGCAATGGGATTGGATCGACGGCATCCGCGCCAGCTGGACCGCGAACGATACCAGGCCCAAGGCCTATACCGCCGGAAGCTGGGGTCCGACCGCAGCCATTGGCCTGACCGAACGCGACGGAGTAACGTGGCATGAAGGGTAA
- a CDS encoding efflux RND transporter periplasmic adaptor subunit, with translation MADESVEDFLGEKARPVWYRRPKFWLIAAGVVLLLLLLSRCFGGEEATGYVTSEAKRGQLVTSVSATGKLAPTNQVTVGSQLSGLVTRVLVDVNDRVTVGQALAEIDPEQIEDQIRQGEAQLSANRAQVEQAKATLAQAKAQYARLEEVRKLSGGKVPSLTELQTGKADLERAEAALGVAQANVVASEATLAQSRTQRERAIIRSPVAGVVLARQVDPGQTVAASFSTPTLFVIAEDLSEMKLEVAIDEADVGTVQRGQKASFTVDAFPGEAFPATITRVEIGSNLTASAASSSGTSSASTSTTGQVVSYAADLSVANPDLKLRPGMTATADIVTSDLTDVLMIPNAALSFRPDAGGEDAGGIQIGPPRRDNADKTATIRRGARQLIYVLGDDGQPQPVQVVLGDSNGLMTSVVSGELKEGMKIITGKQSDSAGEGAE, from the coding sequence ATGGCCGATGAATCCGTCGAAGACTTCCTTGGCGAGAAGGCAAGGCCCGTCTGGTATCGCCGCCCCAAATTCTGGCTGATCGCGGCAGGCGTCGTTCTGCTGCTGCTTTTGCTTTCGCGCTGTTTCGGCGGAGAGGAAGCAACCGGCTATGTGACGAGCGAGGCAAAGCGCGGCCAGCTGGTCACCAGCGTGTCGGCCACGGGCAAGCTGGCTCCGACTAATCAGGTGACGGTGGGTTCGCAATTATCGGGCCTTGTCACCCGCGTGCTCGTCGATGTGAACGACCGCGTGACGGTGGGACAGGCGCTGGCCGAAATCGATCCCGAACAGATCGAGGACCAGATCCGTCAGGGCGAGGCGCAGCTGTCGGCCAATCGCGCGCAGGTCGAGCAGGCCAAGGCAACGCTGGCACAGGCCAAGGCGCAATATGCAAGGCTGGAAGAGGTGCGCAAGCTGTCGGGCGGCAAGGTGCCGTCGCTGACCGAATTGCAGACCGGCAAGGCCGATCTGGAACGGGCAGAGGCCGCGCTGGGCGTGGCGCAGGCCAATGTCGTCGCATCCGAAGCGACGCTGGCGCAAAGCCGCACGCAGCGTGAACGCGCGATTATCCGGTCCCCCGTCGCGGGCGTGGTGCTGGCGCGGCAGGTAGACCCCGGCCAGACGGTCGCTGCATCGTTCAGCACGCCGACCCTGTTCGTGATTGCCGAGGATCTGTCCGAAATGAAGCTGGAAGTCGCCATCGACGAGGCCGATGTCGGCACGGTGCAGCGCGGCCAGAAGGCCAGCTTCACCGTCGATGCCTTTCCGGGAGAGGCGTTTCCCGCCACGATCACGCGGGTGGAAATCGGATCGAACCTGACTGCATCGGCCGCCAGCTCGTCGGGCACCAGCAGCGCATCGACCAGCACGACGGGGCAGGTGGTATCCTATGCCGCCGATCTGTCGGTGGCCAATCCCGATCTGAAACTGCGCCCGGGCATGACCGCGACGGCGGATATCGTCACCTCGGACCTGACCGATGTGCTGATGATCCCCAATGCGGCCCTGTCGTTCCGGCCCGATGCGGGCGGCGAGGACGCGGGCGGCATCCAGATCGGCCCGCCCCGCCGCGACAATGCCGACAAGACCGCCACCATCAGGCGCGGCGCACGCCAGCTGATCTATGTGCTGGGCGATGACGGGCAGCCGCAGCCGGTGCAGGTGGTGCTGGGCGACAGCAACGGATTGATGACTTCGGTCGTGTCGGGAGAGCTGAAGGAAGGGATGAAAATCATCACCGGCAAGCAATCCGACAGCGCGGGCGAAGGCGCGGAATAG
- a CDS encoding zinc-finger domain-containing protein: protein MTDTPEIVLTETTRVKCDGASDIRAGSGYRPSALGHPRVFLEIDEKGYVDCGYCDRRFVLAGGPAHDVTGVDPSVGAAQEQRI from the coding sequence ATGACCGACACGCCCGAAATCGTCCTTACCGAAACCACTCGCGTCAAATGCGACGGCGCCAGCGATATTCGTGCCGGCAGCGGCTATCGCCCCTCGGCGCTGGGCCATCCGCGCGTGTTTCTGGAAATCGACGAAAAGGGCTATGTCGACTGCGGCTATTGCGACCGTCGCTTCGTGCTGGCGGGCGGCCCCGCGCACGATGTCACGGGCGTCGATCCCTCGGTCGGTGCGGCACAGGAACAGCGGATCTGA
- a CDS encoding DUF924 family protein, which yields MLAARPWAAEILYVWFHLLGPEDWFRGGPHIDRLLKHRFAREWRALHRRPAPEFLTDPQTARAAVLLFDQLPRNLFRDDPRSFASDPLALAIARGALDRGWDKGLTLAGRQFLALPLMHSERIADQRRSLREFAAMGSSFLLSFARSHHRMVARFGRFPHRNAVLGRRSTPQEKAAVDAGNAW from the coding sequence ATGCTTGCCGCGCGCCCGTGGGCGGCGGAAATCCTGTATGTCTGGTTCCATTTACTGGGGCCGGAAGACTGGTTTCGCGGCGGGCCGCACATCGACCGTCTGCTGAAACACCGCTTCGCGCGCGAATGGCGGGCATTGCACCGCCGCCCCGCGCCTGAATTTCTGACCGATCCGCAAACCGCGCGTGCCGCCGTTCTGCTGTTCGATCAGCTGCCCCGCAACCTGTTCCGCGACGATCCGCGCAGCTTTGCAAGCGATCCGCTGGCGCTGGCCATTGCCAGGGGCGCGCTGGACCGCGGGTGGGACAAGGGTTTGACGCTGGCCGGACGCCAGTTTCTTGCCTTGCCGCTGATGCATAGCGAACGGATTGCAGACCAGCGCCGGTCGTTGCGGGAATTTGCCGCGATGGGCAGCAGCTTCCTGCTGTCCTTTGCCCGATCGCACCATCGCATGGTCGCGCGCTTTGGCCGGTTTCCCCATCGCAACGCGGTTCTGGGCCGCCGCTCCACCCCTCAGGAAAAAGCGGCGGTCGATGCGGGTAATGCCTGGTAG
- a CDS encoding thioesterase family protein, with product MSASPFSMPITVDPSDIDFMGHVNNSRYLGWVQDVVLSHWRAHAPEEAVSSRLWVALKHEITYRRPAFLGDDVVAHTVLEKVRGARAYYRTIIERTIDKGAEILAEIESSWCCVDAQSLRPARISEQLEQMFKANVLKNQAG from the coding sequence ATGTCAGCAAGCCCGTTCTCCATGCCGATCACCGTCGATCCCTCGGACATCGACTTTATGGGGCATGTGAACAATTCGCGCTATCTGGGCTGGGTGCAGGACGTGGTGCTGTCGCACTGGCGCGCCCATGCGCCAGAGGAAGCGGTCAGCAGCCGCCTGTGGGTCGCGCTGAAGCACGAGATTACCTATCGCAGACCCGCCTTTCTGGGGGATGATGTCGTCGCCCATACGGTGCTGGAAAAGGTTCGCGGCGCGCGCGCCTATTACCGCACGATCATCGAACGCACGATCGACAAAGGTGCCGAGATCCTGGCCGAGATCGAGAGCAGCTGGTGCTGCGTCGACGCGCAAAGCCTGCGCCCTGCCCGCATTTCAGAGCAGCTGGAGCAGATGTTCAAAGCCAATGTTCTGAAAAATCAGGCGGGCTGA
- a CDS encoding transglutaminase family protein, whose product MNIAIEAHIAFRFDQPTDFLLQMEAAAIPEQILSGPGLTIGASEHMARVPGEDMVGERIWLRCQGDFTADYAITAQIDRHLAQIETLNALPPHRLPGETVPYLFDSRFCPADRFQPFVEAEFAGTAGGARIEAIRQWVAGHFAYAPGTSDATTTAIDSFVERRGVCRDFAHVVVSLARASAIPARFVSCYAPDVQPQDFHAVAEVFLADPDGEGEGIGSWHLIDATGMAGPADIVKIGLGRDAADVSFLTSYGMAALLAKEISVKCI is encoded by the coding sequence ATGAACATCGCCATCGAAGCCCATATCGCCTTTCGCTTCGACCAGCCGACCGACTTCCTGCTGCAGATGGAGGCTGCCGCCATCCCCGAACAGATACTGTCGGGCCCCGGCCTGACCATCGGAGCGAGCGAGCATATGGCACGCGTGCCGGGTGAGGATATGGTGGGGGAACGCATCTGGCTGCGTTGTCAGGGCGATTTCACTGCCGACTATGCGATCACCGCGCAGATCGACCGGCATCTGGCGCAGATCGAAACGCTGAACGCGCTGCCTCCGCATCGCCTGCCGGGCGAAACGGTGCCCTATCTGTTCGATTCCCGCTTTTGCCCCGCCGACCGGTTTCAGCCCTTTGTCGAGGCGGAATTTGCCGGAACCGCGGGCGGCGCACGAATAGAGGCGATCCGCCAATGGGTCGCGGGACATTTCGCCTATGCGCCGGGCACCAGTGATGCGACCACCACTGCCATCGACAGCTTTGTCGAACGGCGCGGCGTATGCCGTGATTTCGCGCATGTCGTGGTATCGCTTGCCCGCGCATCGGCCATCCCCGCGCGCTTTGTCTCGTGCTATGCGCCCGACGTACAGCCGCAGGATTTCCACGCCGTGGCCGAGGTGTTTCTGGCCGATCCCGATGGTGAAGGCGAAGGCATCGGCAGCTGGCATCTGATCGATGCGACCGGCATGGCGGGGCCTGCCGACATCGTGAAGATCGGCCTTGGCCGCGATGCCGCCGATGTCAGCTTCCTCACATCCTATGGCATGGCCGCGCTATTGGCCAAAGAGATCAGCGTGAAGTGCATCTGA
- a CDS encoding secondary thiamine-phosphate synthase enzyme YjbQ, translating into MKQSASTLAISTPGRALIEFTRDVENWVGDQGIGTGLLTLFCRHTSASLLIQENAAREVRGDILDWLDRIAPEDGGWLHDDEGPDDMPAHLKSLLTGVSLSVPVVNGALALGTWQGIYLAEHRARPHRREVVLHLLGE; encoded by the coding sequence GTGAAACAATCCGCAAGCACGCTTGCAATATCCACACCCGGTCGCGCATTGATCGAATTCACGCGCGACGTGGAAAATTGGGTCGGCGATCAGGGCATCGGCACGGGTTTGCTGACGCTGTTCTGTCGCCATACTTCGGCCTCTCTGCTGATTCAGGAAAATGCCGCGCGCGAGGTGCGGGGCGATATTCTGGACTGGCTCGACCGGATCGCGCCCGAAGATGGCGGCTGGCTGCACGATGACGAAGGGCCCGACGACATGCCTGCCCATCTGAAATCGCTGCTGACCGGCGTCAGCCTGTCGGTCCCTGTGGTGAACGGCGCGCTGGCGCTGGGGACATGGCAGGGGATCTATCTGGCCGAACACCGCGCCCGCCCGCACCGACGCGAGGTGGTGCTGCACCTGCTGGGAGAATAG
- a CDS encoding ABC transporter ATP-binding protein — MNAPAPSMLISLRGITKVFGAGETAFRALKGVDFDVAEGDFVAIMGPSGSGKSTMMNILGCLDVPTAGQYLFRGHHVEELDRDQRALLRRRYLGFVFQGFNLLPRTTALENVELPLLYRGDNRRERRESAMAALDKVGLGPWAGHTPGELSGGQQQRVAIARAIVTNPQVLLADEPTGNLDSQRSVEIMELLAELNRDGITVMMVTHEPEMADFAKRIVHFRDGLIDRDLAGNGHTQAEGTA; from the coding sequence ATGAACGCGCCCGCCCCTTCCATGCTGATATCCCTGCGCGGGATAACCAAGGTGTTCGGCGCGGGGGAAACCGCGTTCCGCGCGTTGAAGGGCGTGGATTTCGACGTGGCCGAGGGGGATTTCGTGGCCATCATGGGCCCGTCGGGTTCGGGCAAGTCGACCATGATGAATATTCTGGGCTGCCTCGACGTGCCGACAGCGGGGCAATATCTGTTCCGCGGGCATCATGTGGAAGAGCTTGATCGCGACCAGCGCGCCTTGCTCCGGCGGCGCTATCTGGGATTCGTGTTTCAGGGCTTTAACCTGCTGCCCCGCACTACCGCCCTGGAAAATGTCGAACTGCCCCTGCTCTATCGCGGCGACAACCGGCGCGAGCGGCGCGAGAGTGCGATGGCTGCGCTGGACAAGGTGGGGCTGGGCCCTTGGGCGGGCCATACGCCGGGCGAATTGTCTGGCGGTCAGCAGCAGCGCGTCGCCATAGCCCGCGCCATCGTGACCAATCCGCAAGTGCTGTTGGCGGACGAGCCGACCGGCAATCTCGACAGCCAGAGATCGGTCGAGATCATGGAGCTTCTGGCCGAGCTGAACCGCGACGGCATCACCGTGATGATGGTCACGCACGAGCCAGAGATGGCCGATTTCGCCAAGCGCATCGTGCATTTCCGCGACGGGCTGATCGACCGTGATCTGGCCGGAAACGGACACACGCAAGCAGAGGGGACCGCCTGA
- a CDS encoding ABC transporter ATP-binding protein: protein MNPLAQSAISIRNLSKTYAPTGKGTAPKQALSDVSFDVPRGMIYGLLGPNGAGKSTLINILAGLVSKTEGEVSIWGFDIDKDRRNAKASIGIVPQEIVFDPFFSPIEVLDVMAGYYGVPKTKRRSEELLKAVRLEDKAHAYARSLSGGMKRRLLVAKAMVHSPPILVLDEPTAGVDVDLRRQLWELVVDLNKQGVTVVLTTHYLEEAEELCDRIAIINHGRLIADKPTCELVGMAREKVVEVTLDRAIGAPLTHPAFLKSELSDENTMAITFDKDRLTAGEVLSLVQQQGCAIVDVTTREPDLEDVFVQLTRDQLADQPA, encoded by the coding sequence ATGAACCCGCTTGCCCAATCCGCCATCTCGATCCGCAACCTGTCCAAGACCTATGCCCCCACGGGCAAGGGGACGGCGCCCAAACAGGCCTTGAGCGATGTCAGCTTCGATGTTCCGCGCGGGATGATCTATGGCCTTCTGGGTCCCAATGGCGCGGGCAAATCGACGCTGATCAATATTCTTGCCGGCCTCGTTTCCAAGACCGAGGGCGAGGTTTCGATCTGGGGCTTCGACATCGACAAGGACCGGCGCAACGCCAAGGCCAGCATCGGCATCGTGCCGCAGGAAATCGTGTTCGATCCGTTCTTTTCGCCGATCGAGGTGCTGGACGTGATGGCAGGCTATTACGGCGTGCCCAAGACCAAGCGCCGCAGCGAGGAATTGCTGAAGGCCGTGCGCCTTGAGGACAAGGCCCATGCCTATGCGCGTTCGCTATCGGGGGGCATGAAGCGCCGCCTGCTGGTGGCCAAGGCGATGGTCCATTCGCCGCCCATCCTGGTGCTGGACGAGCCGACGGCGGGCGTCGATGTCGATCTGCGCCGCCAGCTGTGGGAACTGGTCGTCGATCTGAACAAGCAGGGCGTGACGGTGGTGCTGACCACCCATTATCTGGAAGAAGCCGAAGAGCTTTGCGACCGCATCGCCATTATCAATCATGGCAGGCTGATCGCGGACAAGCCGACGTGCGAACTGGTCGGCATGGCGCGCGAAAAGGTCGTGGAAGTGACGCTGGACCGCGCCATCGGTGCGCCGCTGACGCATCCGGCGTTTCTGAAGTCCGAATTGTCGGACGAAAACACCATGGCGATCACATTCGACAAGGACCGCCTGACTGCGGGCGAGGTGCTATCGCTGGTCCAGCAACAGGGCTGCGCCATCGTGGACGTGACGACGCGCGAACCCGATCTGGAAGATGTTTTCGTTCAGCTGACCCGCGACCAGCTGGCCGATCAGCCCGCCTGA
- a CDS encoding diacylglycerol kinase family protein — MDGTIYDSRSLARLAFDGGAEDLRGPVNAPAYVDRVGRAPVDASRIAVICNPRSHGVKTKGLDVPPGVDVLSPRTRADLRKTLNEFKTRGVELIIVAGGDGTVRDVLTCGGSLWQEQAPAIAVLPKGKTNALAIDLGVDPEASVADVIDAWHAGRFTMRPAIEISRPDETGAPVRGFLFGAGIFVSATDLAQTTHRFGAFNNVAVALSMLGSIANVAFGFGGSGWREGKRIGISAPGTPDSRPGMDVVGTRNRLIMLVSTMHRLPLGVRPFGRERGGMKLLATETPIPHFLVNFWRTIRGGDDAKLARAGIHRLDARELDIDVEDGFVLDGEVFPGGRYILREGAPIAFVTP; from the coding sequence ATGGATGGCACGATTTACGATAGCAGGAGCCTTGCACGGCTCGCCTTCGACGGGGGTGCAGAGGATTTGCGCGGCCCCGTGAACGCGCCTGCCTACGTCGATCGTGTCGGTCGTGCGCCGGTCGATGCATCGCGCATCGCGGTGATATGCAATCCGCGCAGCCACGGGGTCAAAACCAAGGGTCTGGACGTTCCGCCGGGTGTCGATGTGCTGTCGCCACGCACCCGCGCCGATCTGCGTAAGACGCTGAACGAATTCAAAACGCGCGGCGTCGAACTGATCATCGTCGCGGGCGGCGATGGCACCGTGCGCGATGTGCTGACTTGTGGCGGATCCTTGTGGCAGGAACAGGCTCCCGCCATTGCGGTATTGCCCAAGGGCAAGACCAATGCACTGGCCATCGATCTTGGCGTCGACCCCGAAGCCAGCGTCGCCGATGTGATCGATGCCTGGCATGCGGGCCGTTTCACCATGCGCCCTGCGATAGAGATCAGCCGTCCCGACGAAACTGGCGCCCCCGTGCGCGGTTTCCTGTTCGGTGCGGGCATTTTCGTCAGCGCCACCGATCTGGCGCAGACCACACACCGTTTCGGCGCGTTCAATAATGTCGCCGTGGCGCTGTCGATGCTGGGTTCGATTGCCAATGTCGCCTTCGGTTTCGGCGGCTCCGGCTGGCGTGAGGGGAAGCGGATCGGCATTTCCGCGCCCGGCACGCCCGATTCCAGACCCGGCATGGATGTCGTCGGCACGCGCAACCGGCTGATCATGCTGGTATCGACGATGCACCGTCTGCCCTTGGGTGTGCGCCCCTTCGGGCGTGAACGCGGCGGCATGAAGCTGCTGGCGACCGAAACGCCGATCCCGCATTTCCTCGTCAATTTCTGGCGCACGATCCGCGGCGGCGACGATGCGAAACTGGCCAGGGCGGGTATTCACCGGCTCGACGCCAGGGAACTGGATATTGACGTCGAGGACGGCTTCGTTCTTGATGGCGAAGTGTTCCCCGGTGGCCGATATATCCTGCGCGAGGGTGCGCCGATCGCCTTCGTCACGCCGTGA